One region of Labrus bergylta chromosome 23, fLabBer1.1, whole genome shotgun sequence genomic DNA includes:
- the net1 gene encoding neuroepithelial cell-transforming gene 1 protein isoform X2, protein MVAYDELGSLVPIKRTLQVIDYQNQANKDLEEPSNKRVRPLGRVTSLANLISPVKNGAVRRFGQTIQASFRGDGKSPGGPQKPCSKAAAPTPPKRRNSTLWSETLDVHQKGTFSTKEIKRQEAIFELSRGEQDLIEDLQLARKAYHDPMLKLSIMSEEELTHIFGNLDAYIPLHEDLLAQLSKATGPDGTVGQIGEIVVSWLPRLNAYKDYCSNQLAAKALLDQKKQDRRVQDFLQRCLESPFSRKLDLWSFLDIPRSRLVKYPLLLKEILKHTPAEHPDAASLEEAITIIQGVLSDVNMKKGESECQYYIDKLEYLDDRQRDPRIEQCKSLLCHGELRNKSGTKLHVFLFTELLVLTRPVTRNERHCFQVYRQPIPVQDLVLEDLQDGDVRMGGSFRGAFSNSDKAKNIFRVRSQDPSQAQSHTLQVNDIFHKQQWLNCLRSAISVHRPLSEPSTPSPPASDTGFKRRPSSVSAIIHMEEADENCLQPTSKSAPTSPCSSTAPSPTSTSPSSRSSSSSLSSSTSSSPLLSSPTSHKTKKDKKSLCSLGKRKETMV, encoded by the exons ATGGTGGCTTACGATGAACTGGGTAGCTTGGTGCCTATCAAACGGACTCTGCAAGTGATAGACTACCAGAACCAAGCCAACAAAGACTTAGAG gAACCCAGCAACAAGCGTGTCCGTCCTCTCGGCAGGGTGACGTCGCTAGCCAACCTTATTTCTCCGGTGAAGAATGGGGCCGTCCGGCGCTTCGGCCAAACCATCCAG GCCTCCTTCCGGGGGGATGGCAAGTCGCCGGGCGGGCCCCAGAAGCCTTGCAGCAAGGCAGCGGCCCCAACACCGCCAAAAAGGAGGAACAGCACTCTGTGGTCGGAGACGTTAGACGTCCACCAGAAGGGAACTTTCTCCACCAAAGAGATCAAGCGGCAGGAG gccATATTTGAGCTGTCTCGTGGAGAACAGGACCTGATTGAAGACCTCCAGCTTGCACGCAAG GCGTACCATGACCCGATGCTGAAGCTCTCCATCATGTCCGAGGAGGAGCTGACTCACATCTTCGGCAACCTGGACGCCTACATCCCGCTGCATGAGGACCTCCTGGCACAGCTTTCTAAAGCCACAGGGCCTGATGGGACCGTAGGGCAGATAGGAGAGATTGTCGTGAGCTGG CTGCCGAGGCTCAACGCCTACAAAGACTACTGCAGCAACCAGCTGGCAGCCAAGGCTCTTCTGGACCAGAAGAAGCAGGACCGACGTGTGCAGGACTTCCTGCAGCGCTGTCTCGAGTCGCCCTTCAGCAGGAAGCTGGACCTGTGGAGCTTTCTGGACATCCCACGCTCTCGCCTGGTCAAGTACCCTCTGCTGCTGAAAGAGATCCTGAAACACACTCCAGCTGAGCACCCGGATGCTGCGAGTCTGGAGGAAGCG atcACCATCATCCAGGGCGTGCTATCAGACGTCAATATGAAGAAGGGAGAGTCTGAGTGCCAGTACTACATCGACAAGCTGGAGTATCTGGACGACAGGCAGAGAGACCCTCGCATCGAGCAGTGCAAGAGCCTGCTGTGTCACGGAGAACTGAGAAACAAGAGCGGCACG AAGCTGCATGTGTTCCTGTTCACCGAGCTGCTGGTTCTCACACGCCCAGTCACAAGGAACGAGCGCCACTGCTTCCAGGTTTACCGACAGCCAATCCCAGTGCAGGATCTGGTGCTCGAGGACCTGCAGGATGGAGACGTCAGAATGGGCGGATCCTTCAGAGGCGCTTTCAGCAACTCAGACAAAG CAAAGAACATTTTCCGGGTGCGTTCCCAAGACCCGAGCCAGGCTCAGTCCCACACGCTGCAGGTCAACGACATCTTCCACAAGCAGCAGTGGCTCAACTGCCTCCGCAGCGCCATCTCCGTCCACCGGCCCCTCAGCGAGCCCTCCACGCCCTCCCCGCCTGCCAGCGACACTGGCTTCAAACGCCGCCCCTCCTCCGTCTCCGCCATCATCCACATGGAGGAAGCGGATGAGAACTGCCTGCAGCCGACCTCTAAATCTGCCCCCACCTCTCCGTGTAGCAGCACCGCCCCAAGTCCCACCTCCACGTCTCCCTCGTCCCGCTCCTCGTCATCCTCTTTGTCATCTTCGACGTCGTCGTCGCCGCTGCTCTCCTCGCCCACATCGCACAAAACCAAAAAGGACAAGAAGTCTCTGTGTTCTTTAGGGAAGAGAAAAGAGACGATGGTTTGA